AAATTCTCAGCATAGTTTTTATTTTTGCCCGTAGGTAAATAAAAACTTGGAATTTTGTAACAATTGGACAAAATGCTAGTAATCCAAAAATAACTTCATTTTTATGCATTATTACAACCATATTTAAGGGTTGACAACTACACAGGTGATTATATTCTTGTTAATCTTTCAAAAAAATTCAGGTAGAGTAATTTTCAAGACAAAAAAGAGTATCAAATAGTACTGAAATGTATTAATGTAATACAAAATTGTTGGTGGTTAGGGACAAAAAGAAGTGTTGAAGAAAGTTTTCATGATAGGGGCTATTACCCTACTAATATTGGGAGTACCGCTGATGGGCAATGCTTTTGCCCAAACACCAGCGGCCGCTCCGCCTCCGCCTACTGCTGATACTGGAGATACAGCATTTATGCTGATTTCAGCAGCGCTGGTTTTGTTGATGACACCAGGATTAGCGTTTTTCTATGGTGGATTTGTGCGATCGCGCAACGTTCTAAATACGTTGATGATGAGCTTTATGCTGATGGCGATCGTCGGAGTGACTTGGATTTTGTGGGGCTATAGTCTTGCCTTTGCACCAGGATTGCCATTTATTGGTGGATTGCAATGGTTCGGCTTGAACGGTGTAGGGCTAGAGGTAACTGATTATCTCAAAGGGTCAAACCCACCAGAAATACTTTCTTATGCCGGGACAATTCCCCATCAGGCATTCATGATTTATCAAGCTATGTTTGCCATCATCACTCCAGCCTTAATTTCAGGGGCGATCGCTGAGCGGATGAGTTTCCGTGCCTATTCCTTGTTTGTACTGCTGTGGTCAACTTTTGTTTACGCCCCCCTTGCCCACATGGTATGGGCTAAAGGCGGATTCTTAGGTTTGGCTGGTGGTTTGGGTGCGCTGGACTTTGCAGGTGGCACAGTAGTACACATTAGTTCTGGTGTCTCTGCCCTTGTAGCAGCGATCGTCCTTGGGCCTCGCAAAACTTATCCTGAGCGTCTTAGCCCACCGCATAACGTTCCGTTCATTTTGTTGGGTGCTGGCTTGCTCTGGTTTGGCTGGTTCGGCTTCAACGCTGGAAGTGCTTTATCTGTAGCTGGCGGTACTTCGGGTAATGTTGTCACAAATGTGGCAACAACAGCCTTTGTTGCCACAAATACAGCGGCAGCAGCGGCGGCTTTAATGTGGTTGATTTTGGAATCAGTTTTAAGAGGTAAACCAACCGCAGTGGGAGCCGCTACAGGAGCAGTTGCTGGATTGGTGGGTATTACTCCAGCAGCCGGATTTGTAACACCGCTAGCAGCGATTTTAATTGGTTTCATCACCGCCTTTGTTTGCTTCTACGCTGTGAGTTTCAAGCACAAGCTGCAAATTGACGATGCTTTGGATACTTATCCTGTGCATGGCGTTGGTGGCACCGTGGGTGCGATTTTAACAGCAATTTTTGCGACTGCTCAAGTCAACTCAGCAGGTAAAGACGGGGTGCTACGTGGTAATTTTGGCGAACTGGGGGTTGAACTAGTTGCAATTGTCGTTGCTTATGTAATCGCAGCAGTTGGTACGTGGATTATTCTGAAGATTCTTGATGCAACAGTTGGCCTGCGAGTCAAGGAGGAACAGGAATACCAAGGGTTGGATATCAACGAACACGGCGAAGAGGGATATAACTCCGAGTTTGGCGATCGCCCTAAGTAATAGGGTGGGGGTAAAGACGCGACGCCAGTCGCTACAACGGGGAGCCACTGGTTGGACGGTGAGTGCAGCCACACGTGCGTGAAGCAGTCCGATGGGGTCTCCCCAAGTAGAGGGACTGCTGTTAGCGCAGCGTAAAGCCAACTCTTAGAGAGGCTGCGCTAACACAGTCGCCTGCTCCGGGAACCCTCCCGCAGTGCTGATTCACCGCAACGCGCTGGCTCATTAATCGCGTCTGTGCAGAGAGTGGGGGGACAAGGGGGAAATCTAATTCTTTACTTCTGCCTCCTGCCTCTTGCCTTCTGCCTCCTAATTCCTAACTTTCCTGTGGATAGGCAAAGTACTAATTGCGAATCAGTTAGAATCTGATTCAAACAATTGGGAAATTTCGCTAGTCGTGTCCACTTCTGCTAAAACCTTTCCTATTTGGGCATTTTTCTCGCTGTTAACCAACGGCTTACTTATGTTGGCGGTTATCCTGCTGCTTTGGCAACAGCAGAGATTGACCGCTTTTTTTGCTACTACAACTTCTGCATCTCAGCTCAACCTGAACAGCAAACTCCAAGCTGCTACACCTAATTTAGGCCCACGTCACCAACTTAATTATCAGCAGTGGCTAGATATTCTCAAGCAAGAAGCTAATGTAGCTGCTGAAAAACGTCCTCCGCATTTAAATATATTGGTGGGAGATTCTCTAAGTCTATGGTTTCCCACTGAGTTATTACCTGAAAATAAAAATTGGCTAAATCAGGGAATTTCTGGCGAAACCAGCAATGGATTATTGAAACGATTGGATCTCTTTGACCGCGCTCAGCCAGAGGCGATTTTTGTCATGATTGGTATTAATGACTTGATCAGAGGAACAGGCGATGAGGAAATTTTAGATAATCAGCGGCAAATTATAAGTTACCTGCGAAAGCTGCATCCAACAGCGCAAATTGTTGTTCAGTCGATTTTGCCCCACGGGGGAGAAGAAGCAACTTGGCAAGGACGAGATAAACTGCTGGCTGTTACCAATACTCGTATTAGCCAGTTGAACCAGCAATTGCAAAACATCGCTAACAAACAAGGCGTGAAATATTTAGACTTATACCCCTTGTTTGCTAGCAAGGAAGGTAATCTCCGCCGCGAGTTCACTACTGATGGCTTGCACTTAAGTCCTGAAGGTTATATAGTTTGGCGTTCTGCATTGCAGATTTATAGCGGCATCGAATTAAAATCTCGGCTTTAAGAATAGAAGGAGTCAAGGGTCAAGGGTGAATGGCACGCTTGTTAAGCACGAACCCTTGATATAACTTGCTTTTGGGTGTGGGGTGTAGGTTCGGGTGTGGGGAATTAAGAAGATGTTGAACTCCGCGGCGCAGCTAAAATTTAATTGTCTTAAACACGAACCTGCAACCCTACCCCCAACACCCTGCCCTGACGAGGTTTTACATGAGTCTTAGTGCCATTCGGTCAAGGGTCAAGAGTCAGTTATCTCTCCCCCTGCTTCCCTGCCTCCTGCTCCCCCACTCCTTCCTCTCCAAGAACAAGTAATATGTTTAAACACAACTGTGTATAAATCGCGTCTGAGCGCGAGAAAATAAAAAATAGTGATTTAAGTTGACAAATTCAATGGATACAAAAGCTTTTAAGCGATCGCTCCAACATTCAGAAAACTACAACCGCAAGGGGTTTGGACATCAAGCTGAAGTTGCTACCCAGTTGCAATCTGAGTATCAAAGTAACTTGATTCAGGAAATTCGCGATCGCAACTACACTCTACAACGTGGTGATGTCACAATTCGACTAGCGCAAGCCTTTGGCTTTTGCTGGGGTGTAGAACGTGCGGTGGCTATGGCTTATGAAACTCGTCAGCATTTCCCCACAGAACGCATCTGGATTACTAATGAGATTATTCACAACCCTTCTGTCAACCAACGTATGCAGGAGATGAAAGTAAAATTCATCCCAGTAGAAGGAAATCAAAAAGATTTTTCGGTGGTTGGCACTGGTGATGTGGTTATATTACCTGCGTTTGGAGCAAGTGTCCAAGAAATGCAGACCCTTCACGAGAAAGGCTGCAAAATTGTCGATACTACTTGTCCTTGGGTTTCTAAAGTTTGGAATACAGTTGAAAAGCACAAAAAAATTGATTACACTTCCATAATTCACGGTAAATATAAACACGAAGAAACTGTTGCGACTAGTTCCTTTGCTGGCAAATATTTAATAGTGCTAAATTTGCAGGAAGCACAATACGTTGCTAACTATATTCTCAATGGTGGGAATCGTGACGAATTTCTGACAAAATTTGCTAAAGCTTGTTCAGCGGGATTTGACCCTGATAAAGATTTAGAACGGGTGGGTATTGCTAACCAAACTACAATGCTCAAAGACGAAACTGAAAAGATTGGAAAGCTTCTTGAGCATACTATGATGCAGAAGTACGGCCCCACCGAGTTGAATCAGCATTTTCAAAGTTTCAATACTATCTGTGACGCTACCCAAGAACGTCAAGATGCGATGTTGGAGTTAGTGCAACAAAATTTAGATTTGATGGTAGTAATTGGTGGTTTTAATTCATCAAATACGACTCAATTGCAACAAATTGCATTTGAGCGCGGAATACCTTCCTATCATATTGATAGTGTTGAGCGAATTAAATCACGAAATTCTATTGAACATCGTCAGTTAAATGGGCAGTTAGTAGTTGCAGACACATGGTTACCAGATGGAGAAATTGTTATAGGAATTACTTCTGGTGCTTCTACCCCAGATAAAGTGGTAGAAGATGTGATTGAGAAAATTTTTGAAGTGAAGGCTACAGTAACACTAGTTTAATAATAATCCGTAATACTCACCATTTGCATAACGTCTCGTAGAGAAGGCGAGAAGCAAGCTACATAATGGGCTACGCCCCGCTGCGCTAACGTAATTAAGAAAGCTAGAGTAAATCTACCTCTTCTTAATTACGAATTTTTTTACTGATTTTCAAGTGCTTTGAGAACTTTGAGATATAAATTTTCTACTCTTTTATGTTGAGCTTCACCTAATGAAGCATAATGATCTAAGCCTGGTGAGCCATTAACTTCAATTATGGTATAGTCTACCATTGGCGATGTTATATCATTTGTAATAATATCAACCCCTGCTAATCTCATCCCCATATCTTTTGTGACATTTATCGCTAATTTTTTAAAATCAGGATGAATACTTTCGGTTAAATCAATTGCCTCACCTCCGCTGGATAAATTTGCATTGTCTAAAAGATAGACAATCTTATCTTTAGGTAGAATCGTATTAAAATTAAAGTTTAGTCTTTGTAAGTTTGTTTGGATTCTCTCATCCTCAAACTTGATAATTTTTCCTCTATCATTGGTTATAAAATTTTCTTGTTTCTGCTGCATAAGTTCTAAAACAGTTGATTTCCCATCCCCTTTTATTAATAAAGGAATTCTTTGATACGCTACAACAATCTCATCATCTAATACCAAAATTCTATAGTCATTACCGCTATAAAATCGCTCGATAATTAATGCATAGTTATTTTGCAAAATTTTTTGGGCAACTTTATAGTACTCTTCTTTAGTATAAACTTTTGTTACCAGTATCCCGTGAGTGAGATTAAGCGGCTTGACGATAACAGGGAATCCCAATTCTTGGGCATAATCAAATCCCACCTCAATATTTCTATTACTATTTATTGCTTGACAAAATTGCTCAGTAAAAAACGTTTTACCTTCAGTAGTTTTATACCCAAATTCCTTGAGAAAAAACTTGGTATAATCTTTATCTTTTATTATTTCTGCTGAGGCATGATAATTGATATTAAATCTGTAATTACGAAAAAAAGTTCTATTCCCATTTTTGAATTTAATGTATCCTACATAGCGATATTCTGGCTCTACTACAACTACTGCACCTATTTCCTCTGCTACTTTTTCAATTATTGATGTTATGAATGGTGTTTTCATTATTACAATTAGAACTTAATCGTAAAAATTTTAACTAATTTGTAGCAATTGGTCAAGATATAAAAATCTCAAAACTCTACTATTGAACGGCTTTTGCAGTTTTCATAAAAGGTTGTTTCTTTTTTCAGTAAAATTAATTTTAAAATAACTAAATAAACTTGAAAAACTTTAATTATTCTAAACTAACGACAGGACTCTTATTTGATTAAAAAAACTCAACACAACATATATAGGAATCCTATCTGAGTTGTGAAAATGCACAAACTGTCTTCTCTATGAGACGCTTTGCGATCGCGCAACGGATGCACTAAAAGCCGCCAAGAACGAAATGATTGTCAAAGTTGATAATTGAGTTCACAAAGTAGATTATTCTGCTCTCTACCTTTTTGAAGTTTCATGTTTTACTTGGGGCTAAATAGTGGTCACTTTAACAGTAACAGGAAGTACTATTGTAAACTCTGTTCTGCATAGTTTTCACCAAAGCAATGATCCTGTTGGTATCCTTCCATTACAAGTGCCAAATCCAGCACTGTTTTCATTTATTTTGACCTCAGTTCGACAATTAATCTCAAAAACTCTCATAATAAAATTATTCCCATCAGTCAATTGTTGTTAACATCAAAACTAAATTTTGAGCCTTAAATTAAATTTTAGAATAAAATTTAATTTACAAACAATTTTTATTTCTAATTTATCTAGAAATAAAAATATCTAAAAAGAATGGAGCAAGCAATATAATCAGATACTTTATGTAAATTTAATAAATTTATAAATTACAAAAAATTAATAATTTAATTAACTTAATGAATAAAGATAAGAGATTGCTTTTGAAATAATAAAGCTTGTATTACGGTATTATATCAGGGTCAAAAAATACTTTATTAGCACAGTGTTATATAAGCAATAAATACTGCCTAAGAAACCTTACTTAACGATAATGGAAGTTATTGTAACGAGTTATTGCAACAGCAAAAAACAGATGTCTAACAAAAACTGCTCTCAAAATTTTAAATCTAGGAAATTCCTATACGTCTACTTACTGATAAATTTTGCGTAATAATACTTATGCTAAAAAAACTTAGTAGTTTTTAAAGCAAAAATTTAGCATTAAAGCATTTGTACTAGTTTTGCTAGGGGTAGATTAGTACAAATTGTATAGGCTGAATAAATTGTCTTACCTCACACTTTATCCTTGTTTTTTCTTCTAGTACTTGTAAATCAAGGCTTTGAGGCTGATGGCTAAATGAACCTTGCAACTAAGCTAATCCAAAATTTCCTTTTAACTATTGACAATTAATTAATAATCGAATAACAAGGTGGCAGCATCATAAAAAAGGTCTTTGTGCATTTCTACCGTTAAACAATTAGCGACATTCACTAAAACTTCATACGGTTAACATAAATCATGCCAGAAAATACTGATTACAAAGCTCCTAAGTCAGAAAACCAAGGGATTGCATACAGAGAGCGGCTTAATTCCTGGGCGATCGCGCGGTTACTTCCTGATACACAACGGGAGATTGTTGCTAGATTCCGCAGCCGTTCCGATGCAGATGGCTATATGCAGCATCTACGCCAGGAAAAGCCAAACGCTTCTTTTATGGTTGTTTTTGATTGTAAGCGCGAAGAAGCTGTAATTTAAAATGCAAGTAGTTCCCAAGTAGTTCTAATGAAAAAATTTTATTACTGTGAATAAAAAAGGGACAAGGGGAAAAGGGTGAGAATAATAACTCCTAACTCCTAACTCAGTGCTTTCACAGTTGAGCAGTGTAACTCAACAGCTTAGTTGTATTTTCCTCCAACCACTCTTCCAGTAGACTTGTGTTTGTCACCGCATCAACTACACTTTGGCAGGTTACTTTACCCTCGCGAAACCAGCCTGTCCAGTAGACAATGCAGCTTACTCGCTGCAAGCGCCAAACTAACTTTAGTGCCTCTGCCTCAGAGTGCGTGAGAGAATTGTACTTGGCGTATCCTGTACTAAAAGCTTGGACAAACTCCAAATTGGGTGCTTCTTTCCAAGAGAATCGGGTGAAGTGGTCGAGTGCTGCTACATAATCCATTAAGCGCAAATCAAAAGTAGCAAACTCAAAGTCCAAAACCCCGACTACACGATTCTCTATCAGTAAAACGTTAGGGCTAAGGTAATCTGCATGAGTTGTTTGAACTGGAAGAGTTTTATATAGATTGGGTGCAGCTTCCAAAATTTCTGTGAATGTTTTGATAATGTACTGTTGCTGCGTTAAAGGCAATTTTAGTAACTGTGTTACTTCCAGCGGATCTGTTACTAACGGATGGATATGATAAATATCTCCCCAGGCGGGTAATTGAGCCATTTGTCCTGCTGAACCAAAGCCAGCAAGGGCATGATGCAGTTCTCCAAGTGTCTCGCCAACAGCATGAGTATGAGCAAGATTTTTGCGATCGCTAGGCTGACCTGAAATGAAAGGAAGTAGAGCAATTCGTAGTAATGAGTTATTTCGATTCACCAAAATTAGTGTTTCGCCCGTCCTTGTTGGTACAGGAGTTGGAACCGCAAAAGACAAATTGCACGAATGCAAGTATGTCAGTAATGAATGTTCATACTCAATTTGTGCAGTAGGTGTAGAATCGTTGTAAAGCTTTAAGACAAAATTGCCTACTTGCGTTTCTACAAAAAAGGTTGTGTTGACTGTACCTTGGTTTGTTGGCTGAATTGTTAAATTCCCACTAAATGACCATGCACTAAGTAATTCAACAATCTCTTGTTTAGATAACTGCGAGTTTTTGGAGCTTTCCATAACTGAGTAATACAAATTACGAGTGTTGCTAATTAGAGCAAAATTACGAATTACGAATTGATATAATTTGCCTTTGCAACCCACGATTTGTTGTGAGGTAAACAGCAAAAGTTCCTATCCAGTGAGTAGCTGCATAATGTTCACTCACTATATGTGCTAGTCCAGTCTGACGGTGCACAACAGCAGTAGAGCGAAGTGTTTCTCTGCGGCGATCGCTTTTAGACAATCCCGAAATGATGCCCTCAAGCATCCAAGCGCGACTTAAATTAAGACCGTGGAAGTGAGATTGCATATAGTCTTGAGGATTATCTACTTTCAGAGGTTCTAACCAATTTGCTGTATTTTCAACGGGTATTTGTGGAAGAAAATTAGTTAACCAGTCAGTGAAAGCTGTTGTTGGCAGTATTCGCCGCATCAAGTCTGCTTCTGCAAGACTAGGCGATAAAAAATCGTAGCCTAGTGGCTCAAATTGTAAGGAATAGTTGCGATCGCCCAGATAAAATTGCTGTGCTTTGTTCTCTATTAACTCAGCGATGTCTGTATTTTCGGTTATTCTTGCCCAATCCAGCATTAAACCAAATGCAAAAGCTGTTTGATTATGCATCCCTGTGCGATCGGGGCGTGTGAGTGCTTTAATCCAGCGCTGTAAGTTACCTGCAATCAATTTCTCTAGCGGTTCCAATACAATCAACCATTGTTTGGCTTGAGCATCATTCCACTCGTATAGTTCGGCAGCTAATTGCAGAAGCCATGATACACCATAAGGAAATTCATAAAAGGGCAACCGCTGGAAATGGGCAATCTCTCCTTGAATTTTCTCAAGCGTTAGGCTTCGATTAAGTGCTTGCTTTGCTGCTGTGCTAAAGCTGGCTTCAGGAAAGTGACGCATCAGACGTACTAGCAACCAATGACCATGTACAGCTGAATGCCAATCTAAGCAGCCATAAAAAGCAGGAGTCAATTCACGCGGTGGTTTTATATCTTCGTCACTCTCAGCCCAATACAGATTACTGTTGGGATACTCCTGTTCAACACAATTCAGCACTAATTGAGCAAATTGTGCCGCAGTCGTTTCATTAATTTCTAATTCTTCAATCATACTTCGTGAGACGTGTCTAGTTGCAGTGCATTACGGCTTTAGCCATAATGCACTCTACTTAGTACTGACAAATTTCTTTAATTACGAATTACGAATTACGAATTATTTAAATATCTTGTTTATATTCTGCTAACAATTGCGGAATGTGATCATACCCATCTACGCCGATAACTGCAATGATTTTAGGACGGTGTTGCTGTAAGAAGTTTTGGAAAGCATCTGCCCCTATTTGTCCTTGCAAAATAGTGAGTAAACCGGCTGGTTGACGCCATTCATGGGAAGCAATTTGCTCTAAAAGATACATTCCTAAAGAACCTGTGTAAATAGCTTTATCAGGATTTTGTAGATGATAATAAGCTTCAGCTAAATGAGCTAAGTTCCGCCCTTGAAGATACAAGTCACCAGAAATTTGTGCTGTTTTAAAGCCATCTTCGAGATATTTAATCGCGGCTTGAAATTGTCCAATCACTAAATAAGCAATTCCTAAGCTGCTGACACATAAGGCTTTACTTTGAATATCACCTAATTTTTCAGAGAGCTTTAAACCTTGTTCTAAATAATTAATTGCTGATTCATAGATTTCTGGTTCAGTATTTTCTAATTGCTGAGCTTGCATGACTTCGCTGTAACCTAAATTTACGAGTGCATTCGCCTCTCCTATGCGATCGCCTGCTTGCCGACTTAGTATCAATGCTCGTTGACTGTTGTTAATTGCTTCGCCATAATTTTGCTGTTGCACGTAGGTGCGGCTAAGGTGGTTTAGGTTAGCAATTTCACAGGCGCGATCGCCTGCATTTCTGGCTATCTCCAATGCTTGCTGATGCAAATCAATGGAACGCTCGTATTGTCCTAAAGCACGCTGTGAATAGCCTAAAAGTGTCAATATCCGCGCTTTTTCCTGAGTTCCTTCGACTTGTCGCAGCGGTTCATTGAGATAATCTAAGGCATCGCGTAAATAACTACCAGAAAATGACGCAAAAATCCCGCCGTAGAAGGGAAAATATGGACGTTGAGCAAAGGTTCGCAAAATCTGGAGCATGATTTGAGAAGAAGCATTACTGTATACTGCCCCAATGCTTTGAAAACCACTTGCTAATTGACTCCAAATCACTGCAAAGGTCAAGAAAGTAGAGATTGACAACTTTGGCCCTGCTTTCACATCGTAAGCTTGTTGATCAAACCAATTAATTAATCCGCGTTGCAAGTACTGTAAAGTTAATGCCATCTCTACCCAATCTCTGAGGGTGATACCGCGCTGCTTTTGGGCAAATTCAATTGGAGATTCTTCCATCGCTAAGGTGCGAAACAAGCCTTGGGATAACTCACTATTAAGTTGCTTCGCCCAACTTGCCCAAGGGCCACGTTCTCCCGGTACGCCGCCAAATCCCAGAGAACCTTGATTTTGTTCGTACATCCAACTGAGCAAGTTGTCTTGTAAACGCTGCCAAGAAGCTAAACCACGGGTAATGCCTTCTGAGAATTGCTGTAAATCTGAATCTGCCTGAGCAAATTGCAGTAACGCTTTTGACAACTGCTGTAATTGTTGGAAATTCAGCGGATATTTCTGATTGGGGTCAGTAACGCGTAAAAATGTCTCTAAACGCTCGTCTTTTGGGGCTGTGGTAATTTCTGTAACCGCAGAAGCGATCGCTTCTGTGGCTTTATTTTGCTCTTGCCAACGTTGCCATTGAGTTTGGATTGTTTTTATTGCTCTCAAACTCCGGCTAGCCTTCGCTTTTTTGAGTTCATCTTTTTCGCTGTCTACTTGGCTTTGGATACTACTCAAGCGATCGCTCAAAGCTAGCTCAAACACTTCTCCTGTACCTGAAGTGATACCTTTGAGCAGCATTTGATACACTTGTTCCACAGAGCTAATCTTGCCCTTGAGGGTGGTTTCGACAATTTCATCAATTAAGGCTATGTAGCGATCGCGCAATGGCAAAGAGTCTGACACTTTAACACTAGATAAAGTCACG
This region of Nostoc sp. UHCC 0302 genomic DNA includes:
- a CDS encoding ammonium transporter; amino-acid sequence: MLKKVFMIGAITLLILGVPLMGNAFAQTPAAAPPPPTADTGDTAFMLISAALVLLMTPGLAFFYGGFVRSRNVLNTLMMSFMLMAIVGVTWILWGYSLAFAPGLPFIGGLQWFGLNGVGLEVTDYLKGSNPPEILSYAGTIPHQAFMIYQAMFAIITPALISGAIAERMSFRAYSLFVLLWSTFVYAPLAHMVWAKGGFLGLAGGLGALDFAGGTVVHISSGVSALVAAIVLGPRKTYPERLSPPHNVPFILLGAGLLWFGWFGFNAGSALSVAGGTSGNVVTNVATTAFVATNTAAAAAALMWLILESVLRGKPTAVGAATGAVAGLVGITPAAGFVTPLAAILIGFITAFVCFYAVSFKHKLQIDDALDTYPVHGVGGTVGAILTAIFATAQVNSAGKDGVLRGNFGELGVELVAIVVAYVIAAVGTWIILKILDATVGLRVKEEQEYQGLDINEHGEEGYNSEFGDRPK
- a CDS encoding SGNH/GDSL hydrolase family protein yields the protein MSTSAKTFPIWAFFSLLTNGLLMLAVILLLWQQQRLTAFFATTTSASQLNLNSKLQAATPNLGPRHQLNYQQWLDILKQEANVAAEKRPPHLNILVGDSLSLWFPTELLPENKNWLNQGISGETSNGLLKRLDLFDRAQPEAIFVMIGINDLIRGTGDEEILDNQRQIISYLRKLHPTAQIVVQSILPHGGEEATWQGRDKLLAVTNTRISQLNQQLQNIANKQGVKYLDLYPLFASKEGNLRREFTTDGLHLSPEGYIVWRSALQIYSGIELKSRL
- a CDS encoding 4-hydroxy-3-methylbut-2-enyl diphosphate reductase, which translates into the protein MDTKAFKRSLQHSENYNRKGFGHQAEVATQLQSEYQSNLIQEIRDRNYTLQRGDVTIRLAQAFGFCWGVERAVAMAYETRQHFPTERIWITNEIIHNPSVNQRMQEMKVKFIPVEGNQKDFSVVGTGDVVILPAFGASVQEMQTLHEKGCKIVDTTCPWVSKVWNTVEKHKKIDYTSIIHGKYKHEETVATSSFAGKYLIVLNLQEAQYVANYILNGGNRDEFLTKFAKACSAGFDPDKDLERVGIANQTTMLKDETEKIGKLLEHTMMQKYGPTELNQHFQSFNTICDATQERQDAMLELVQQNLDLMVVIGGFNSSNTTQLQQIAFERGIPSYHIDSVERIKSRNSIEHRQLNGQLVVADTWLPDGEIVIGITSGASTPDKVVEDVIEKIFEVKATVTLV
- a CDS encoding cyanophycin synthetase, with translation MKTPFITSIIEKVAEEIGAVVVVEPEYRYVGYIKFKNGNRTFFRNYRFNINYHASAEIIKDKDYTKFFLKEFGYKTTEGKTFFTEQFCQAINSNRNIEVGFDYAQELGFPVIVKPLNLTHGILVTKVYTKEEYYKVAQKILQNNYALIIERFYSGNDYRILVLDDEIVVAYQRIPLLIKGDGKSTVLELMQQKQENFITNDRGKIIKFEDERIQTNLQRLNFNFNTILPKDKIVYLLDNANLSSGGEAIDLTESIHPDFKKLAINVTKDMGMRLAGVDIITNDITSPMVDYTIIEVNGSPGLDHYASLGEAQHKRVENLYLKVLKALENQ
- a CDS encoding phosphotransferase, whose translation is MESSKNSQLSKQEIVELLSAWSFSGNLTIQPTNQGTVNTTFFVETQVGNFVLKLYNDSTPTAQIEYEHSLLTYLHSCNLSFAVPTPVPTRTGETLILVNRNNSLLRIALLPFISGQPSDRKNLAHTHAVGETLGELHHALAGFGSAGQMAQLPAWGDIYHIHPLVTDPLEVTQLLKLPLTQQQYIIKTFTEILEAAPNLYKTLPVQTTHADYLSPNVLLIENRVVGVLDFEFATFDLRLMDYVAALDHFTRFSWKEAPNLEFVQAFSTGYAKYNSLTHSEAEALKLVWRLQRVSCIVYWTGWFREGKVTCQSVVDAVTNTSLLEEWLEENTTKLLSYTAQL
- a CDS encoding DUF2891 domain-containing protein gives rise to the protein MIEELEINETTAAQFAQLVLNCVEQEYPNSNLYWAESDEDIKPPRELTPAFYGCLDWHSAVHGHWLLVRLMRHFPEASFSTAAKQALNRSLTLEKIQGEIAHFQRLPFYEFPYGVSWLLQLAAELYEWNDAQAKQWLIVLEPLEKLIAGNLQRWIKALTRPDRTGMHNQTAFAFGLMLDWARITENTDIAELIENKAQQFYLGDRNYSLQFEPLGYDFLSPSLAEADLMRRILPTTAFTDWLTNFLPQIPVENTANWLEPLKVDNPQDYMQSHFHGLNLSRAWMLEGIISGLSKSDRRRETLRSTAVVHRQTGLAHIVSEHYAATHWIGTFAVYLTTNRGLQRQIISIRNS
- a CDS encoding tetratricopeptide repeat protein, with the protein product MSDSLPLRDRYIALIDEIVETTLKGKISSVEQVYQMLLKGITSGTGEVFELALSDRLSSIQSQVDSEKDELKKAKASRSLRAIKTIQTQWQRWQEQNKATEAIASAVTEITTAPKDERLETFLRVTDPNQKYPLNFQQLQQLSKALLQFAQADSDLQQFSEGITRGLASWQRLQDNLLSWMYEQNQGSLGFGGVPGERGPWASWAKQLNSELSQGLFRTLAMEESPIEFAQKQRGITLRDWVEMALTLQYLQRGLINWFDQQAYDVKAGPKLSISTFLTFAVIWSQLASGFQSIGAVYSNASSQIMLQILRTFAQRPYFPFYGGIFASFSGSYLRDALDYLNEPLRQVEGTQEKARILTLLGYSQRALGQYERSIDLHQQALEIARNAGDRACEIANLNHLSRTYVQQQNYGEAINNSQRALILSRQAGDRIGEANALVNLGYSEVMQAQQLENTEPEIYESAINYLEQGLKLSEKLGDIQSKALCVSSLGIAYLVIGQFQAAIKYLEDGFKTAQISGDLYLQGRNLAHLAEAYYHLQNPDKAIYTGSLGMYLLEQIASHEWRQPAGLLTILQGQIGADAFQNFLQQHRPKIIAVIGVDGYDHIPQLLAEYKQDI